The proteins below come from a single Paramormyrops kingsleyae isolate MSU_618 chromosome 25, PKINGS_0.4, whole genome shotgun sequence genomic window:
- the LOC140582760 gene encoding uncharacterized protein, producing MSSTCNLYGALLETGRREDAMTFHPRRNNLTDASFEQLFEMPRTKASKRSAAAKKRLMDRRRAADSFDVAMTDDGVTSFPPYRNTKKITTVTFPTSHDQQPEQAVQPRPDSVMAMTDGVISFPPYWNTKKIQTVTFPTSHDLQVPTLGAICRTDDELYMPSFYKDKALTDEVVQPPPKRKAAAIQPSKRPSKKPSMRPSNSALEVSNSVPNNCPKRCPKRCPKRCRLAKTLANPLAKPLAKPLAKPLLMSEQQSALAQQQHMNPVTVCAPTHFPQARTVRGSFHQGHPRFGVNSNKQCVANSLIAIVTCKVKNVLTWSVTDIDQVLLNGDDLYTTIRDAGRIGDASGYLFVRDLPTEYTLNGDKFEINYHDDMFVGLFGVSEYGDMCNILMSADQAVDKMVFMVL from the exons ATGTCTTCGACATGTAACCTGTATGGAGCACTGTTggaaactggcagaagagaagACGCTATGACGTTCCatccaaggaggaacaacttgacagATGCATCATTCGAGCAGTTGTTTGAG ATGCCTCGCACCAAGGCGTCCAAGCGTTcagcagcagcgaagaagaggctGATGGACCGGCGGCGAGCTGCTGATAGTTTTGATGTGGCTATGACCGATGACGGGGTTACGTCTTTTCCCCCCTACCGGAATACCAAAAAGATCACGACTGTGACTTTCCCGACGAGCCACGACCAACAACCTGAGCAGGCCGTACAGCCGCGGCCTGACTCTGTCATGGCTATGACTGACGGGGTTatttcttttcccccctactGGAATACCAAAAAGATCCAGACTGTGACTTTCCCGACGAGCCATGACCTCCAGGTTCCCAccctgggtgccatttgtaGGACTGATGACGAGTTGTATATGCCTTCTTTTTATAAAGACAAGGCTTTGACTGACGAGGTTGTGCAGCCACCTCCTAAAAGAAAGGCTGCAGCTATACAACCATCTAAACGACCATCTAAAAAACCATCCATGAGACCATCTAACTCAGCACTTGAAGTGTCAAACTCTGTTCCAAACAATTGTCCAAAGCGTTGTCCGAAGCGTTGTCCGAAGCGTTGCCGTTTGGCAAAAACATTGGCGAACCCCTTGGCAAAACCCTTGGCAAAACCCTTGGCAAAACCCTTGCTAATGTCTGAACAACAAAGTGCCCTGGCTCAACAGCAGCATATGAACCCTGTAACTGTCTGTGCACCTactcattttcctcaggcacgTACTGTGAGAGGCTCCTTCCATCAAGGACACCCACGATTTGGAGTCAACAGTAACAAGCAATGTGTTGCTAATAGTTTGATTGCTATAGTGACGTGTAAGGTAAAGAATGTTTTAACCTGGTCAGTCACAGACATtgatcaagtgctgctgaatggagatgacctctacaccaccatcagagatgctgggAGAATTGGAGATGCTTCTGGGTATCTGTTTGTGAGAGATCTACCAACTGAGTACACATTGAATGGtgataaatttgaaataaactaccatgatgacatgtttgttggcttGTTTGGTGTGAGTGAATATGGAGATATGTGCAACATTCTCATGTCAGCTGATCAAGCG gtggacaaaatggtgttcatggtcctgTGA